A window of Caldibacillus debilis DSM 16016 genomic DNA:
TCCTCCGTCATCTAATCGTTATTTCATCCTTTTTAATCTTTCGGAATGACTTAAGATATCGGTGATCCGAACGCCGAAATTTTCATCGATGACGACCACTTCGCCCTGGGCGATCAACCGGTTGTTGACGAGGATGTCAACCGGTTCGCCGGCCAATTTGTCCAGTTCAATGATGGATCCGGGCGACAGATCCAAGATTTCCTTGATCAATTTTTTCGTTTTTCCGAGTTCCACGGTCACTTGCAGGGGGATATCCAGCAACATGTCCAAATTTCGCGGCTGCCCGCTTTCCTTGTCCTCCTCGTGGAAATCGGAGAAAACGGCGGGCTGGACGTTTTTCGGTTCGGAACCGCCGGTTGAACGGCTCTGTACCGCGGATTTTCTTTTTCCTCCGGGGGCGTTTTCTTCCCCCGTCCCACCCGTTTGGGGAGGTTGTCCGCCCGGAATCCCGGTGTCACCGCTCTTATCCATACCGGAAGCCTCCTTCGCCTCCTCCTTCGGCGAATGATCTACCTGCGATTCTTCCACCAATGATTCGACCATCCGTTGGGCAAATTGGACCGGAATCAATTGCATGATGCTGGAATTGATCAAGTTTCCGACCTTCAAACGGAAAGAGATTTTCACCAGCGGATCGTCTTCCGGGATCGATTCCGTTCCTTTGCCCTCCGGTATGTTCAAGATATCAATCGTCGGAGGAGAAATTTCAATCCTTTTTCGGAAAACGGTAGACATGCTCGTTGCGGCCGAACCCATCATCTGGTTCATGGCCTCTTGGACCGCGCTCAGTTCGATTTCGCCGAGCTCATCGGGCAAATCATCCCCTGTTCCTCCCAGCATCAGGTTGGCAATGATTTTGGCGTCATCCTCATGGATGATCAACAGGTTGGAACCCGAAAACCCTTCCGTGTAATCGACGACGACGGCGACATAGGGTTTGGGAAACTCCTTATGCAAGTCCCTTTTGTAGACCATCGATACTTCAGGCGTCGTAATTTCCACCTTCTGATTCAGGATCTGGGATAAGGCGGTCGCGGAACTTCCGAAGGAGATGTTGCCGATCTCCCCCAAGGCATCCTGTTCAAAGGTGGACAAAAAATGGTTCGTATCTAAAGAATCCCTGTTATCCGCTCCGTTTAACAGGGCATCGATCTCTTCCTGTGACAGCATTCCGTCATTCATGCTCATTTTTTTCCTCCTTTATTTCTTCCAGTATTTGCACCGCCATTTTATTTTTCAATTTCCCGGGCTGGGCGAGATATTTGGGCACACCCCCGATTTTCACAACGACCGGCTCGTCGATCTTTTTGTTTAAGATGATGCAGTCTCCCGTGTCCAAACCCATCAATTCCTCGACGGTGATCGTCGAGTTGCCCAGTTCCACCGTGCAAAGGACCGGGGCGTTTTTCACCCGGTTGGACAAGGCGGAGACGTTCTCGGGATTTTTATTCTTCTTTTCCGTCTGCATCCAAAAATGCATCGACAGGCGGGGGATGACGGGCTCCAGGGTCAAATGGGGAATGCAGATATTGATCATTCCGCTCGTTTCACCGATCGTCACCGTCAAGGAAATCACGACGACCGTCTCGTTGGGTGAGACCATTTGCAGAAATTGGGGATTAACCTCAAATCCTTTCATTTGCGGCTCGATTTCCGCGATCGATCCCCAAGATTCCCGCATTTGGTCGAAGGCGCCGGTGAACAGTTTCGTCATGATCTTTTGTTCGATATCCGTCAAATGTTCGATCTTGTTTTCGCTTTTGCCCAGCCCTCCCAAGACCCGGTCCAACATCGCGTAGGCGACATTCGGGTTCACTTCGATCAAAATGTTGCCGCTTAAAGGAGGAATTTCGTACAAATAAAGGAATGTCATATTGGGGATGGAGCGGACAAATTCTTCATAGGGAATTTGGTCCACGCTCGCCACATTGATCTGCACATAGATCCTTAATTTTCCGGAAAAATATGTTGTCAACAGCCGGGCAAAGTTTTCATGGATCCGGGACAGGCTGCGGATCTGCTCCTTGGAAAACCTGAGCGCCCGCTTAAAATCATAGATCTTCACCTTTTTCTCTTCTTCTTCCTTCTTTATCTCTTCCGCACTCACTTCCCCCGCGGAAAGGGCGGACAATAATGCGTCGATTTCGCTCTGGGATAATACTTCGCCGGTTGGCAAAGGAAGGCCACCCCCCCAAGGAAAAAATCTTTCGCCGATCCTATTGGATCAGGATCGAAGTGATATAAACCTGCTCGACACTGCCCGGCTTGGCCAATTCATTCAATTTTTCCTTCAATTGATTTTCCAATTTGATTTTTCCCTGCGTCCCTTGCAGGTCCTTGGCGTCCGTTCCGGACAGGAGCTTGATGATCACATTTTTCACTTGATAATCCCGTTTTTCCAGCTCTTCTTTCGTCTTTTCGTCATCCGTTTGAATCTTGAACGAAACACGGATGTAATGTTCGTTTTTTAAATTGGTCGTCATCTCGGGAATTTCCAGCGTCCTTTTCAACAAGTCATCCGCACTGATCTTCGCATCGGCTTCGTCGGACTGTTTCAGAAAATAGATGTAAACGCCGGCCGCAACGATGACTGTAATCAATGCAAAGACTAAAATGGCAGTCGACCTATTCTTCAACGTCATCATCCTTCCAAAAATTCCGCCCCAACAAACCGATCTCCTGATAAAACCTTTTGATCGCTTCCACGACTTGTTCTTCCTCTTCCTTCACCACATACCGTTTTCCGTTCGTCAACAGGATGGCCGTGTCGGGAAACGACTCGACCGTTTCTATGTATAAGGCATTGACGAAAAAGGGTTTTCCGTTCAGCCTCGTCAATTTTATCATGGCAGACGGGGATTCGCTCACCCAATACCTCCGTTTCTTCCAACGATTACGGGAAGGGGAGGGAAACGCCTCCCCCCGCTTGGAACGCCTTTAAAGAATTATCGTTTCAAGTTCACCAATTCCTGCAAAATTTCATCGGACGTGGTGATGATCCGGGTATTCGCCTGGAAGCCCCTTTGCGCGACGATCATTTCCGTAAATTCTTCGGAAAGGTCGACGTTGGACATCTCCAGGGCGCTGCTCATGATCGTGCCGCGGCCGTCGCCGGGAACCCCGATGTTCGGCGTGCCGGAGTTCAACGATTGCTGGAACAAGTTCCCGCCCGCTTTCATGAGGCCGGAAGGATTGCTGAATTTGGCAATCGCCAAGGTGCCGAGGGTGACGACGGAGCCGTTGGAATACACGGCGTTGATTTCACCCCGCGGCCCGAAGCTGAAGCTTTCCAGCTGGCCTTCCGTCACCCCGTCGGCCGTGACGATGGCGTCGTTGGCCCCGGACACATGGGTCAACTGATTAAAATCGAAGTTGTAGGTGTAGGTGCCGCCGGCCACCGGAACACCCAGGCTTATGGCGCTGCCGTTCACCGTATTCCCGCCCTTGTCGGTGATGGAAACCACCCTGCCGTTATTGTCAAAAGTGATCGTGGCCTCCGGCTGGACGGTTCCGTCCGGCTGGGTGAAATAGAGGGCCCATTGATCCGTGCCGGTCTTTTGGAAATAGATGTTGATCCGTTCGACGCTGCCGGTATCCGTGACCACTTCAAATTGTTGGGAATACAGGAAACCGTTTCCCGCATTATTCGACAAATTGCCGGAGACGGTCACCGAATTCGTCGGGATGAACGGCATGACCGCGTTGACGTTGATCGTCACATCGCCCAGGTTGCCGTTCGCATCGAAGGCCTGCACCCGCAGTCCGTCGGCGTTCACCAAGGTTCCTTCGTTATCCAGGTAAAAGTTTCCGGCGCGGGTATAGTAGAGGGCGTTCCCTTGGCGGACGACGAAATACCCGTCGCCGTTGATGGCCAGGTCGAGGGATCTTCCCGTCGTCTGCGTGCTCGATTCCGTGTGGATCGTATCGATGGTGGCGATGGTGGCGCCCAACCCGACCTGCATCGGATTGACTCCGCCCCGGTTGGCCCGGGCGCCGCTGGCTCCCGCCAAGGTTTGATTGATGGTGTCTTTAAAGGTGACCCTGCTCTTTTTAAACCCGAAGGTGTTCACGTTGGCGATATTGTTTCCGATGACATCCAGTTTCGTTTGGAAATTGCGGATGCCGCTGATGGCGGAATACATGGAACGTAACATGGCTTTCCCTCCTGAACCTGATCAATTTTTCATCGATTCCGTTTAGCTGCTTCCGTCATTCCGCAGCTGCGCTTTCCCTGAAAGGGTCCAGCTTCGTCTTGCGGCGATCGGTTCTTCAATGGATGATGATCGCCCCGTTGATGTTGGTGAAGATTTGCGACCCGGCCTCCTTCTGGTCCATGGCCGTGATCACCGTTCCGTTGGAGGCGCTGACGATCAGCGCCGCATCGCGCAGCAATACGAGCGATTCTTTCACGCCCATCTTCTTCGCTTGTTCCACCTTTTCGCCGATCGTCTTCCAGTCCCGGTCGCTGATGACGATATTTCTTTTTTCCATCCGTTCCTTCGCGTGCTTGCTTACGGTCAATCCTCCGGTTTCCTGCAAAGCCTTTTGCAGCTCGCCGGCAAAACCGGATGAAACCCTCCGGTTTCCCGTTCCCCCTCCGGGCGGCAAATTGGCCAAAGGGGGAAAAATCGGTTTATGGATACCCATCGTTCCCACCTTCCGGATCATCCGGCCGTTTCGATTTTGACAATTTGGCCGGCCGTGATTTTCGAATGTTGATCATCGTTCATGTGGAAGTAGATGATCCCGTCCTTTACCGAAACGGATTGGACGACAGCCTGCCTTTCCGCGCCCTGTTCATCCGTCCAGGTGATCTTTTTCCCGATCAGGGCGCTCGCTTCCACGATGGACGAACCGAAGGCATCTTTCACGCCCGAGATGTTTCCCGGCTTCAGTTCCGTCCCGTCCTCCAAATAAAAGACCGGTTCGCCGGACTTGAACATGACGGAGACGATGCGGCCCGTTCCCTTCTTGACGACCGGCTGCCCGCCGGAATCCTGCGGATATTCGACGATATGCCAGTCGACCTCCTTGCCGACGAAGGAAGAGTAGCCGATATACAAATTTTCCTTCTGCAAGGCAATCAAATTTTCCATGGAATCGGCAACTTCCATCATCTGCTCCAATTGGGAAAAGGTGGCCATCTGGGCAATGAAGTCCTTGTCCTCCAACGGGTTCAAGGGATCCTGGTTCTTCAGCTGAGCCATCAATATTTTCAAAAAGGCATCCTTGCCGAGCACGTTGCCGGGGGATTGGTTCCGGTTGGCTGCGTTGGCATAGAAAAGGCTCGAGTCAATGGCATTGGTCATAACGATCACCTAGATTTCGTAGTTTAACAAGGTTTCTGAAAAGGAATGCTCCTGTTCGTCCTCCCGCTTTTCCGGGTTCTGCTGTTCCCGGCCGGGATTCCTGCCGTTGTCCCCGGAGTATTGGGGGAGCGTTTCCTTCCTTTCCGAATGGACGTGGATGAGTTCAATCCGGTCCACCGTGATGTTTTGCTGGACAAAGGCCTGGCGCAGCGCATGGAGCTGCGATTCCAAAATCTCCTTCGCCGCCGTGGTGGAAGTCACGATTTTGGCCGTCAAACCCTGTTCCTGCTGGATCAACTGGATCTTCAAGGCGCCGAGTTCCTTCGGGTGGAGCCGCACGGTGAGCTGTTCCGTATTCCCGAACTTTTGAAAGGCCGATTTCGCGATCACCGCTTGCAGCTGGTCGATGAATTGCTGATAGGTCAGGGGCTTCCCCTCTTTGACGAGAAACAGGGTCGGAATCTCAAGCTTGGCCGAAAAGGACGAAAAATCGGCGGCGTTCCCAGCCTGCGGCGGAAGGTGGACCGCTTCCGGCGTCCCCTTTGGCTCTCCGGAATAAGGGATTCCGAATTGGGCTGGCTTCTTCACAACGGGAAGGGCTGGCTTCGTTCCCCCATCGGCCATTCTCGCAAATATTTCCTTGATGAAATCCGGGCGGGCATCCTGCATTAGCTTTTCCGCCAGCCGGAGGAGCTCCCCGTCGTTTTTCCAAGCGCCGGCCTTCAGCCATTGTTCCATGGTTCCGAAGGCATTGGCGGACCGGGTCAAATCGCCGGACGGCTGTTTACCGGCAAAAGCTTTGGCCGGATCCGGATTCGCCTCCAAAAAACGGGCGATGAATTGGGAAAGGATTTCAAGGGCGTCCGCGACGGCCCGTTCATCCGCCGGATCCCGCGTCCCTTCCTGCCCGGACATCCCAAGGGAAAGGGCGATTCTGTCCGCTTCCTCCTCCGGGAGATCGAGAAGGCGGATGAACCGGGATAGGAGGGAGTCCCATTCTTCCATTCCCACTTCTCCAGGCGGCCGTTCATCCCCCGTACTCTCGGTCTGATCCGGGAAGCGGGCCGGAACAAAAGGCGGCATGAACGGAGATGGGATGGGCGATTTTTCCCCTTTTCCCTGCCGGTTTCCTTGCTCTTCTCCCTTCTCCCCCGCGTAACGGAGCATCAGGGCCTTGAATCCGCCGCCGTCCTTGACGGGCTGTCCCCCGAAGGGCGATTCCTTCCCCCCGGCAAAAGCGGGAATTTCGATCAAACCGGAAAATCCTGCAATCTCCATTTTTTCACCTCCTTTCAAGGGTCTTCCTTCATTCCGTTTCGGAAAGAAGGGAAGTAAATTTCGCCGCATCCTGCGGGGACATCTTCTCCAAGATGCGGGCAAGGTTTTCTTCCTTCAATTGGGAAAGGATGCTGACCGCCCGCTTTTCATCCATGGCGGCAAAAATCGCCGCGGCCTTTTTCGGAGCCATTTTTTCATAGGTCCGCACCACGTCCGGCCCCTTTTGCCCGCTTGCATTCTGCTCGTTTTCCTTTTCCAGATTCTCCTTTTCCCTCTGCAGTTTTTCATTTTCCCGGGTCAGGTTCTCGATCTCTTTTTCCAGCCGGTCGATATCCTTCTGCAGGCTCTCCTTCTCCTCTTCCTCCTGTCTCAGTTTCCCTTCCAATTCCGCGATCCTTTTTTCATATTGGCTGTCACGTTCGTCCCCGCCCGCCATTTTCCCGACGACGGGCAGATTGCCGAGCCATTTCTTTCCTTCTTCTAAAACATTGATTCCGGAGATGGACAAAACCGCCACGAGCACGACGATTCCGAACAAGAGCGGGATCAATGTTCCGTAGAAGATCCAATGAAAGAGGTGCGATTTTTTTTCCTGATCCTCTCTTTCCATTCCTACCACCCGTTTCTCCTTAATGCGCTGCGGGAGGAAATTTCATCCAGATCCTTCGTTTCCTTCCATTTTTCCAGCTGCAAAAACATTTGATAGTCTTTTTCTTTCATTCTTTCATATTTTTTTACTTCCACGTTTTTCTCCACGAGCCGCCGGTATTCTTCGTTCATTTTGTCCCTGGCGCGGATGACCAGCTGCTGGTAGTGATCGATCTCCCGCTGCAAGTTGGCCAAATATCGCTGGAATTCGCGGAGGCGATCGACGGAGAGGCCGTCCCGGATCCTCTTCTCCCGCTCCGCTTCCAATTCTTCCTTTTCCTTCAGCAGCCGGTAGAGGCCTTGGGCGGCTTCTTCAAACCTCCGGACCGCCTGGTGGTACGAATTGACCGCTTCGTTTTTTTCCATGGTGCGTACGGAAAGGATTTTTTCAAACCGGTAGGAGAAAACCAATTCATTCACCCGCCATCAGCTGATGTAATCGTCCGACGCTTTCTTCCATCGAGTACTTCTCATTGACCTTCTGCTTCAAAAATTCCACGATCTTCGGGTAATAATCGATGGCCCGGTCGATTTCCGGCGATGTCCCCCGTTTATAGGCCCCGATATTGATCAGGTCTTCGGAGCGGACATAGGTATCCATGATTTCCCGCAAGCTTTCCGCGCTCCTTTGGTGGCTTTCGTCCACGATCGCATTCATCAGGCGGCTGATGCTCTTCAGCACGTTGATCGCCGGATAATGGCCCTTGTTGGCCAGGGCCCGGTCCAA
This region includes:
- a CDS encoding MotE family protein — its product is MEREDQEKKSHLFHWIFYGTLIPLLFGIVVLVAVLSISGINVLEEGKKWLGNLPVVGKMAGGDERDSQYEKRIAELEGKLRQEEEEKESLQKDIDRLEKEIENLTRENEKLQREKENLEKENEQNASGQKGPDVVRTYEKMAPKKAAAIFAAMDEKRAVSILSQLKEENLARILEKMSPQDAAKFTSLLSETE
- the fliL gene encoding flagellar basal body-associated protein FliL; the encoded protein is MKNRSTAILVFALITVIVAAGVYIYFLKQSDEADAKISADDLLKRTLEIPEMTTNLKNEHYIRVSFKIQTDDEKTKEELEKRDYQVKNVIIKLLSGTDAKDLQGTQGKIKLENQLKEKLNELAKPGSVEQVYITSILIQ
- a CDS encoding TIGR02530 family flagellar biosynthesis protein translates to MGIHKPIFPPLANLPPGGGTGNRRVSSGFAGELQKALQETGGLTVSKHAKERMEKRNIVISDRDWKTIGEKVEQAKKMGVKESLVLLRDAALIVSASNGTVITAMDQKEAGSQIFTNINGAIIIH
- the flgD gene encoding flagellar hook assembly protein FlgD — protein: MTNAIDSSLFYANAANRNQSPGNVLGKDAFLKILMAQLKNQDPLNPLEDKDFIAQMATFSQLEQMMEVADSMENLIALQKENLYIGYSSFVGKEVDWHIVEYPQDSGGQPVVKKGTGRIVSVMFKSGEPVFYLEDGTELKPGNISGVKDAFGSSIVEASALIGKKITWTDEQGAERQAVVQSVSVKDGIIYFHMNDDQHSKITAGQIVKIETAG
- a CDS encoding flagellar hook protein FlgE; protein product: MLRSMYSAISGIRNFQTKLDVIGNNIANVNTFGFKKSRVTFKDTINQTLAGASGARANRGGVNPMQVGLGATIATIDTIHTESSTQTTGRSLDLAINGDGYFVVRQGNALYYTRAGNFYLDNEGTLVNADGLRVQAFDANGNLGDVTINVNAVMPFIPTNSVTVSGNLSNNAGNGFLYSQQFEVVTDTGSVERINIYFQKTGTDQWALYFTQPDGTVQPEATITFDNNGRVVSITDKGGNTVNGSAISLGVPVAGGTYTYNFDFNQLTHVSGANDAIVTADGVTEGQLESFSFGPRGEINAVYSNGSVVTLGTLAIAKFSNPSGLMKAGGNLFQQSLNSGTPNIGVPGDGRGTIMSSALEMSNVDLSEEFTEMIVAQRGFQANTRIITTSDEILQELVNLKR
- the fliJ gene encoding flagellar export protein FliJ, coding for MNELVFSYRFEKILSVRTMEKNEAVNSYHQAVRRFEEAAQGLYRLLKEKEELEAEREKRIRDGLSVDRLREFQRYLANLQREIDHYQQLVIRARDKMNEEYRRLVEKNVEVKKYERMKEKDYQMFLQLEKWKETKDLDEISSRSALRRNGW
- a CDS encoding flagellar hook-length control protein FliK encodes the protein MEIAGFSGLIEIPAFAGGKESPFGGQPVKDGGGFKALMLRYAGEKGEEQGNRQGKGEKSPIPSPFMPPFVPARFPDQTESTGDERPPGEVGMEEWDSLLSRFIRLLDLPEEEADRIALSLGMSGQEGTRDPADERAVADALEILSQFIARFLEANPDPAKAFAGKQPSGDLTRSANAFGTMEQWLKAGAWKNDGELLRLAEKLMQDARPDFIKEIFARMADGGTKPALPVVKKPAQFGIPYSGEPKGTPEAVHLPPQAGNAADFSSFSAKLEIPTLFLVKEGKPLTYQQFIDQLQAVIAKSAFQKFGNTEQLTVRLHPKELGALKIQLIQQEQGLTAKIVTSTTAAKEILESQLHALRQAFVQQNITVDRIELIHVHSERKETLPQYSGDNGRNPGREQQNPEKREDEQEHSFSETLLNYEI
- a CDS encoding flagellar FlbD family protein; this encodes MIKLTRLNGKPFFVNALYIETVESFPDTAILLTNGKRYVVKEEEEQVVEAIKRFYQEIGLLGRNFWKDDDVEE
- the fliM gene encoding flagellar motor switch protein FliM, with the protein product MPTGEVLSQSEIDALLSALSAGEVSAEEIKKEEEEKKVKIYDFKRALRFSKEQIRSLSRIHENFARLLTTYFSGKLRIYVQINVASVDQIPYEEFVRSIPNMTFLYLYEIPPLSGNILIEVNPNVAYAMLDRVLGGLGKSENKIEHLTDIEQKIMTKLFTGAFDQMRESWGSIAEIEPQMKGFEVNPQFLQMVSPNETVVVISLTVTIGETSGMINICIPHLTLEPVIPRLSMHFWMQTEKKNKNPENVSALSNRVKNAPVLCTVELGNSTITVEELMGLDTGDCIILNKKIDEPVVVKIGGVPKYLAQPGKLKNKMAVQILEEIKEEKNEHE
- the fliY gene encoding flagellar motor switch phosphatase FliY yields the protein MSMNDGMLSQEEIDALLNGADNRDSLDTNHFLSTFEQDALGEIGNISFGSSATALSQILNQKVEITTPEVSMVYKRDLHKEFPKPYVAVVVDYTEGFSGSNLLIIHEDDAKIIANLMLGGTGDDLPDELGEIELSAVQEAMNQMMGSAATSMSTVFRKRIEISPPTIDILNIPEGKGTESIPEDDPLVKISFRLKVGNLINSSIMQLIPVQFAQRMVESLVEESQVDHSPKEEAKEASGMDKSGDTGIPGGQPPQTGGTGEENAPGGKRKSAVQSRSTGGSEPKNVQPAVFSDFHEEDKESGQPRNLDMLLDIPLQVTVELGKTKKLIKEILDLSPGSIIELDKLAGEPVDILVNNRLIAQGEVVVIDENFGVRITDILSHSERLKRMK